From one Sciurus carolinensis chromosome 9, mSciCar1.2, whole genome shotgun sequence genomic stretch:
- the Olig1 gene encoding oligodendrocyte transcription factor 1 — translation MYYAVSQARVNAASATMLRPQRPGDVQLGASLYELVGYRQPLSSSSSSSTSSSSTTAPLLPKAAREKPEGPAEPLGNGPGSGAHAGGSARADAKEEQQQQLRRKINSRERKRMQDLNLAMDALREVILPYSAAHCQGAPGRKLSKIATLLLARNYILLLGSSLQELRRALGEGAGPAVPRLLLAGLPLLAAAPGSVLLAPGAVGPPDALRPAKYLSLALDEPPCGQFALPGGGAAAPGLCTCAVCKFPHLVPAGLGLAAVQAQFSK, via the coding sequence ATGTACTATGCGGTCTCCCAGGCGCGCGTGAACGCGGCCTCCGCGACCATGCTTCGGCCACAGCGGCCCGGGGACGTGCAGCTCGGGGCCTCCCTGTACGAGTTGGTGGGCTACCGACAGCcgctttcctcctcctcttcctcctccacttcctcctcctccacgaCGGCACCCCTCCTCCCCAAGGCTGCGCGCGAGAAGCCAGAGGGGCCAGCGGAGCCGCTAGGCAACGGACCGGGGTCCGGCGCGCACGCTGGCGGCAGTGCCCGGGCGGACGCCAAAGAGGAGCAGCAACAGCAGCTGCGGCGCAAGATCAACAGCCGCGAGCGGAAGCGCATGCAGGACCTGAACCTGGCCATGGACGCACTGCGCGAAGTCATCCTGCCGTACTCTGCGGCGCACTGCCAGGGCGCGCCCGGCCGCAAGCTCTCCAAGATCGCTACTCTGCTGCTCGCCCGCAATTACATCCTGCTGCTGGGCAGCTCGCTGCAGGAGCTGCGCCGCGCGCTGGGCGAGGGCGCCGGGCCCGCTGTGCCGCGTCTGCTGCTAGCTGGCCTGCCCCTGCTCGCTGCTGCGCCGGGTTCAGTACTGCTGGCACCCGGCGCCGTGGGGCCCCCCGACGCGCTGCGCCCGGCCAAGTACCTGTCGCTGGCGCTCGACGAGCCGCCGTGCGGACAGTTCGCGCTTCCCGGCGGTGGCGCGGCAGCCCCGGGCCTCTGCACCTGCGCGGTTTGCAAGTTCCCGCACCTTGTCCCCGCCGGCCTGGGCTTGGCAGCCGTGCAGGCTCAGTTCTCCAAGTAA